A stretch of the Streptomyces venezuelae genome encodes the following:
- a CDS encoding serine hydrolase domain-containing protein, translating to MIADAQARVDGIVGRLVESGEESGLQVAAYLDGELVVDVCAGAAGQSALRPDSLIHSFSTGKGFTTTLVHVLAEQGLIDYDAPIARYWPEFGAHGKDRATVRHALTHTLGIPQLPAALTPEELCDWDTMCAVVAELEPLWEPGSDSGYHGWTFGWILGETVRRATGLPPDEALRRYVAEPLGVADELFFGLPEPALNRTAPLLEGDWAAYLAALPPSAPFTRLVAPNPRLWTTAELANRRDYLLADLPACGTTTARAAARLYAALLGEVDGVRLVSPERVALAAAPAVEGRDRMLLGRFSKGLGYFLGLPEMAGERSSFGHHGSGGSIAFADRARGLSFALTRTRLVGGASDTAARLLADELRSLSGR from the coding sequence GTGATCGCGGATGCGCAGGCCCGGGTCGACGGGATCGTCGGACGGCTGGTGGAATCGGGCGAGGAAAGCGGCCTGCAGGTGGCCGCGTACCTGGACGGGGAGCTTGTCGTCGACGTCTGCGCCGGTGCAGCGGGCCAATCGGCCCTCCGGCCCGATTCGCTGATCCACAGCTTTTCCACCGGCAAGGGCTTCACCACCACCCTCGTCCATGTCCTGGCCGAGCAGGGGCTGATCGACTACGACGCCCCGATCGCCCGATACTGGCCGGAGTTCGGCGCGCACGGCAAGGACCGGGCGACCGTACGCCATGCCCTCACCCACACCCTGGGCATCCCCCAGCTGCCGGCCGCCCTCACCCCCGAGGAGCTGTGCGACTGGGACACCATGTGCGCGGTGGTCGCAGAGCTGGAGCCGCTGTGGGAGCCGGGTTCCGACAGCGGGTACCACGGGTGGACCTTCGGGTGGATCCTCGGCGAGACCGTGCGCCGGGCCACCGGTCTGCCTCCGGACGAGGCGCTGCGCCGGTATGTGGCCGAGCCGCTCGGCGTGGCCGACGAGCTGTTCTTCGGACTGCCCGAACCCGCACTGAACCGGACGGCGCCCCTGCTGGAGGGCGACTGGGCGGCGTACCTGGCGGCCCTGCCGCCGTCCGCCCCGTTCACGCGGCTGGTCGCGCCCAACCCCCGGCTGTGGACGACGGCCGAGCTGGCCAACCGCCGGGACTATCTGCTCGCCGACCTGCCGGCCTGCGGCACCACCACCGCGCGGGCCGCGGCCCGGCTGTACGCGGCCCTGCTCGGCGAAGTGGACGGGGTGCGGCTGGTCTCGCCGGAGCGGGTGGCCCTCGCGGCGGCCCCTGCGGTCGAGGGGCGGGACCGGATGCTCCTCGGCCGGTTCTCCAAGGGGCTCGGCTACTTCCTCGGCCTGCCCGAGATGGCCGGGGAACGGAGCTCCTTCGGGCACCACGGCAGCGGCGGCAGCATCGCCTTCGCCGACCGGGCCCGGGGACTGTCCTTCGCCCTGACCCGTACCCGGCTGGTCGGCGGGGCCTCGGACACGGCGGCCCGGCTGCTGGCCGACGAGCTCCGCTCCCTGTCCGGCCGTTAA
- a CDS encoding alpha-ketoglutarate-dependent dioxygenase AlkB produces MHAPLQGSLFDQADAIGLAPLGGLRRRALGSGAWVDLLPGWLTGSDLLFEELAGSVPWRAERRQMYDHEVAVPRLLAHYGDGEPLPHPVLTEAREALSTHYAAELGEGFVSAGLCFYRDGRDSVAWHGDRTGRSAHEDTMVAILSVGDPRDLALRPRGGGAAALRLPLGHGDLVVMGGSCQRTWEHAVPKTSRAVGPRISIQFRPRGVS; encoded by the coding sequence ATGCACGCCCCACTGCAAGGTTCGCTCTTCGACCAGGCCGACGCCATCGGACTCGCCCCGCTGGGCGGCCTGCGGCGGCGTGCGCTCGGCAGTGGTGCCTGGGTGGACCTGCTCCCCGGCTGGCTGACCGGCTCCGACCTGTTGTTCGAAGAACTGGCCGGTTCCGTCCCCTGGCGCGCCGAACGCCGGCAGATGTACGACCACGAGGTGGCCGTGCCCCGTCTGCTCGCCCACTACGGCGACGGCGAACCCCTGCCGCACCCGGTCCTGACGGAAGCCCGCGAGGCCCTGTCCACGCACTACGCCGCCGAACTGGGGGAGGGCTTCGTCTCCGCCGGCCTCTGCTTCTACCGGGACGGCCGGGACAGCGTGGCCTGGCACGGGGACCGTACCGGGCGCTCCGCGCACGAGGACACCATGGTGGCCATCCTGTCCGTGGGCGACCCGCGCGATCTGGCTCTGCGCCCCCGCGGCGGCGGGGCCGCCGCCCTGCGGCTGCCGCTGGGACACGGCGACCTGGTGGTGATGGGCGGCTCCTGCCAGCGCACCTGGGAGCATGCCGTCCCGAAGACCAGCCGCGCGGTCGGGCCCAGGATCAGCATCCAGTTCCGTCCCCGCGGCGTCTCCTGA
- a CDS encoding cupin: MDTGTEQQERRAAPATVRLGRLADEHIAAARADEHGRSALLILREAPLRQSVIALAAGTRLGEHTTPPPASLQVLRGTARVTTDDAVVDLPEGALYLLPDDRARHSVTALTDTAVLLTSVNL, translated from the coding sequence ATGGACACCGGAACGGAGCAGCAGGAGCGGCGGGCCGCCCCGGCCACCGTGCGGCTGGGCCGGCTCGCCGACGAGCACATCGCCGCGGCCAGGGCCGACGAGCACGGCCGGAGCGCCCTCCTGATCCTGCGCGAGGCCCCGCTGCGGCAGTCGGTCATCGCACTCGCGGCCGGGACCCGGCTGGGCGAGCACACCACCCCGCCGCCCGCCTCGCTCCAGGTGCTGCGCGGGACGGCGCGGGTGACCACCGACGATGCGGTGGTCGACCTGCCGGAGGGCGCCCTCTACCTGCTGCCGGACGACCGGGCCCGGCACTCGGTGACCGCCCTGACCGACACGGCCGTGCTGCTGACCTCGGTCAACCTCTGA
- a CDS encoding HAD family acid phosphatase produces the protein MRTPHIPTRMPRTAATAAVAAAAAAALTLVPATAATAAPAPTQAPAATAATSWAPGGNAALLGIDYGTWQRDVSAVLDVARPYVEQRIAASPAGEKPAIVLDIDNSSLETDFHYFWTFPTPAIAKVRDLTQYAHSRGVAIFFVTARPGIIHSLTQYNLKAVGYPVSGLYVRDLPDLFEEVSTYKTAKRAEIEARGYTIIANIGNKQSDLVGGHAERTFKLPDYDGKLS, from the coding sequence ATGCGCACCCCCCACATCCCCACCCGGATGCCCCGTACGGCCGCCACCGCGGCCGTCGCTGCGGCAGCAGCCGCTGCCCTCACGCTGGTCCCCGCCACCGCCGCCACCGCGGCCCCGGCCCCCACCCAGGCGCCCGCCGCCACCGCCGCCACCTCCTGGGCCCCGGGCGGCAATGCCGCCCTGCTCGGCATCGACTACGGCACCTGGCAGCGCGATGTGTCGGCCGTCCTGGACGTGGCCCGCCCGTACGTCGAGCAGCGCATCGCCGCCTCGCCCGCGGGCGAGAAGCCGGCGATCGTGCTCGACATCGACAACTCCTCGCTGGAGACGGACTTCCACTACTTCTGGACCTTCCCGACCCCGGCCATCGCCAAGGTCCGCGACCTCACCCAGTACGCGCACTCCCGCGGTGTCGCCATCTTCTTCGTGACCGCCCGGCCGGGCATCATCCACTCGCTCACCCAGTACAACCTCAAGGCGGTCGGCTACCCGGTCTCCGGCCTGTACGTCCGCGACCTCCCCGACCTGTTCGAGGAGGTCAGCACGTACAAGACGGCCAAGCGCGCCGAGATCGAGGCCCGCGGCTACACGATCATCGCCAACATCGGCAACAAGCAGAGCGACCTGGTCGGCGGCCACGCCGAGCGCACCTTCAAGCTCCCGGACTACGACGGCAAGCTGTCGTAA
- a CDS encoding Ig-like domain-containing protein — translation MRPAARVRHLAGAAVLLAAVLTPLTASATEPAGPPAPPPATLPSPCGTGGTFTASPPTCTYTGTGSDIFTAPAGVGSVAIALYGAEGGSAAGYVTPNPPNEGAPGGLGGETRATLAVSPGQTLRITVGAAGIPGSSRRGEYARPGGHGHGAGGGGAHGGGGSGGGASDVRTGAFGPADRVLVAGGGGGAGNGGPLLRGGHGGGLAGEPGGQGGGPEGSGVAGGGGTQDRPGSGSPNSRLGGPGIAGSDIDPNTGLPNPGSGGPGGNGSRGGNGGGGGGGGWFGGGGGSGGGNPDNLPGAGGGGGSGYAAPTATGVSLRPGVNPGNGRAVVTFRYGSSVRVVPDTVAPLFGHPVTFTATVDPGNPGAGTPTGTVEFRDGPVLLAEVPLEDGRARFRTGALRPGSHAITARFGGDPAFEPAATAEPAGVTVGFSRPCLTGPQAGSLTVAAGESLCLAAGATWTGPVRVKPGGALAVSQARITGPVSADGALALRFCGSAVTGPVGVQRTGGPVRIGAGADTPEGCAGNTLTGPVTLEGNTGGVELVAGRITGPLRCEANVPAPQLSGTTVTGPRSGQCRG, via the coding sequence ATGAGGCCGGCCGCGCGGGTCCGGCATCTGGCCGGGGCGGCCGTCCTGCTGGCCGCCGTACTGACCCCGTTGACCGCGAGCGCGACGGAACCGGCCGGACCGCCCGCACCCCCGCCCGCCACGCTCCCGTCGCCCTGCGGTACCGGCGGTACCTTCACCGCCTCCCCGCCCACCTGTACGTACACCGGAACGGGATCGGACATTTTCACGGCCCCCGCCGGGGTCGGCTCCGTCGCCATCGCCCTGTACGGGGCCGAGGGCGGCAGCGCGGCCGGATACGTCACCCCCAACCCGCCGAACGAGGGCGCGCCCGGCGGTCTCGGTGGCGAAACCCGCGCCACCCTGGCCGTCAGCCCCGGGCAGACCCTCCGGATCACCGTGGGGGCCGCCGGCATCCCGGGCAGCTCCCGGCGCGGCGAGTACGCCCGGCCCGGCGGCCACGGCCATGGAGCCGGCGGCGGCGGAGCCCACGGCGGCGGCGGTTCCGGCGGCGGCGCCTCCGACGTCCGGACCGGCGCCTTCGGCCCGGCCGACCGCGTCCTGGTGGCCGGCGGCGGAGGGGGAGCGGGCAACGGCGGCCCGCTGCTCCGCGGCGGCCACGGCGGCGGCCTCGCGGGTGAACCCGGCGGCCAGGGCGGCGGACCCGAGGGTTCCGGCGTCGCGGGCGGCGGTGGCACCCAGGACCGGCCCGGCTCCGGCAGCCCCAACTCCCGCCTGGGCGGCCCCGGCATCGCAGGCAGCGACATCGACCCCAACACCGGCCTGCCCAACCCGGGCAGCGGCGGCCCCGGCGGCAACGGCAGCCGGGGCGGCAACGGCGGGGGCGGCGGTGGCGGTGGCTGGTTCGGCGGGGGCGGCGGCTCCGGCGGCGGCAACCCGGACAACCTGCCGGGAGCGGGCGGTGGCGGCGGCAGCGGCTACGCAGCCCCCACCGCGACCGGGGTCTCGCTGCGCCCCGGCGTCAACCCCGGCAACGGGCGGGCGGTGGTGACCTTCCGGTACGGCAGCTCGGTACGGGTCGTCCCGGACACCGTAGCCCCGCTGTTCGGACACCCCGTCACCTTCACGGCCACCGTGGACCCGGGGAACCCGGGCGCCGGAACCCCGACCGGCACCGTCGAGTTCCGGGACGGGCCGGTGCTGCTCGCCGAGGTGCCCCTGGAGGACGGCCGGGCCCGGTTCCGTACCGGTGCGCTCCGGCCCGGCTCCCATGCGATCACGGCCCGCTTCGGCGGTGACCCGGCCTTCGAGCCCGCCGCCACCGCCGAACCCGCCGGGGTGACCGTCGGGTTCAGCCGGCCGTGCCTGACCGGGCCGCAGGCGGGGTCGCTCACCGTGGCCGCCGGCGAGTCGCTCTGCCTGGCCGCCGGAGCCACCTGGACCGGCCCGGTCCGGGTGAAGCCCGGTGGCGCCCTGGCCGTATCGCAGGCCCGGATCACCGGCCCGGTGTCCGCCGACGGCGCACTCGCCCTGCGCTTCTGCGGCTCGGCCGTCACCGGCCCGGTCGGTGTGCAGCGGACCGGCGGCCCGGTCCGGATCGGAGCAGGTGCGGACACGCCGGAGGGCTGCGCGGGCAACACCCTCACCGGTCCGGTGACCCTGGAGGGGAACACGGGCGGCGTGGAGCTGGTGGCCGGCCGGATCACCGGCCCGCTGCGCTGCGAGGCCAATGTGCCGGCTCCGCAGCTGTCCGGCACCACGGTGACCGGACCCCGCTCCGGCCAGTGCCGGGGCTGA